From Candoia aspera isolate rCanAsp1 chromosome 4, rCanAsp1.hap2, whole genome shotgun sequence, a single genomic window includes:
- the MED1 gene encoding mediator of RNA polymerase II transcription subunit 1 isoform X2, producing MMKAAQGNAEESEKLNKMSSLLERLHVKFNPNSRPWTETMKLVRQIMEKRVVMNSGGHQNLVSCLETLQKALKVTSLPTMTDRLESIARQNGLGSHLSANGTECYITSDMFYVEIHLDTTGQLRDVKVAHHGENPVSCPELVQHLRERNFDEFSKHLKGLVNLYKLPGDNKLKTKMYLALQSLELDLSKMAGMYWQATNASPLDKILHGSVGYLTPRSGGHLMNLKYYVSPYDLFEEGTGAPIILNENNVPRYLGMNVCVTIEGTLTMHKLPIAPLIMGTHPVDNKGTPSFSSVTSANSVDLPACFFLKFPKPVPVSQAFIQKLQNCTGIPLFDTPPTYVPLYELITQFELSKEEEEDPRPLHHNMRFYAALPGQQHCYFLNKDAPLPDGRSLQGTLLNKIAFHHPSRVPLILSMIRHQVAYNTLIGSCVKRTVLKEDFPGILQFEVCPLSDSCFSVSFQHPVNDSLVCVVMDVQDSTHVNCKLYKGLSDALICTDDFIAKVVQRCMSIPVTMRAIRRKAETIQADTPALSLIAETVEDMVKKNLPPASSPGYGMTTGNNPMSGTTTPTSNFPGGPISTLFSMSMGIKERHDSVGHGEDFSKVSQNPILTSLLQITGNVGSTIGSSPTPPHHTPPPVSSPASNTKNHPMLMNLLKDNPAQDFSTLYGSSPLERQNSSSGSPRIEMGPGGNKQKKKKSRVLVDKPKHQTEDDFQRELFSMDVDSQNPIFDVNMTTDTLDTPHITPAPSQCSTPPTTYPQSIPHAQPSIQRMVRLSSSDSIGADVTDILSDIAEEASKLPNISEDCPPIGTPVRDSSSSGHSQSALFDPDVFQSNNSENPYTDPADLIADATVSPNSDSSNQFFPDGVDFNPDLLNSQSQSGFGEEYFDDSSQSGDADDFKGFAPQTISTLGVQVLGGDGGESKFKASSQADTVDFSIITAASKALGAPDVLEHHSGSQSPLLSMGELGKEKSQKRVKEGNGSGSSLTGPGLDGKGGKRSRTPSSDGKSKEKVQKRRKVEPEGKSPSHSTSTRPFTPPASTGGSKSPGSSGRSQTPPGVATPPIPKITIQIPKGTVTVGKPSHGQYTSSGSVSSLSSKSHHSHSSSSSSSSSSSSSSSSSSSTSGKIKSSKSDGSSGSKMSGSLYSGQGSSGSDPRAVLTSWPLR from the exons ATGATGAAGGCAGCTCAGGGCAACGCCGAGG AATCAGAGAAACTGAATAAGATGAGTTCCCTTCTGGAAAGACTTCATGTCAAGTTTAATCCCAACAGCAGACCTTGGACAGAAACCATGAAGCTCGTTCGACAAATTATG GAAAAACGAGTTGTCATGAACTCTGGAGGTCACCAGAATCTTGTCAGTTGCTTGGAAACTTTGCAGAAGGCTTTAAAAG TGACATCTCTGCCCACTATGACAGATCGCTTGGAGTCCATTGCTAGACAAAATGG CCTTGGATCTCATCTTAGTGCAAATGGCACTGAATGTTACATAACATCTGACATGTTCTATGTGGAAATCCACTTGGATACTACAGGACAACTGCGTGATGTCAAGGTGgcacatcatggagaaaaccctGTG agctgcccagagttggtacAGCATCTAAG AGAGAGAAACTTCGATGAATTTTCTAAGCATCTTAAGGGTCTTGTCAATCTATATAAACTGCCAGGTGACAA caaaTTGAAAACTAAAATGTACTTGGCTCTACAGTCCTTGGAGCTTGATCTTTCAAAGATGGCAGGGATGTACTG GCAAGCCACCAATGCAAGCCCTTTGGACAAAATTCTGCATGGCAGCGTGGGCTATCTTACCCCTAGGAGTGGAG GTCACCTGATGAATCTGAAGTATTATGTTTCTCCTTATGATTTATTTGAAGAAGGCACTGGAGCTCCCATCATTCTGAATGAGAACAATG TTCCTCGTTACCTGGGTATGAATGTATGTGTTACAATTGAGGGAACCTTGACTATGCACAAGCTTCCAATTGCCCCTCTGATTATGGGGACTCACCCTGTTGATAACAAAGG GACACCCTCATTCTCCTCAGTTACCAGTGCCAATAGTGTTGATTTGCCAGCTTGCTTCTTCTTGAAGTTTCCAAAACCTGTTCCTGTCTCTCAGGCTTTCATTCAGAAACTTCAGAACTGCACCG gtATCCCGTTGTTTGACACTCCTCCAACATATGTCCCATTATATGAGCTCATCACACAGTTTGAGCtatccaaggaggaggaggaagaccctCGTCCATTGCACCATAATATGCGCTTCTATGCT GCCCTGCCAGGACAACAGCATTGCTATTTCCTCAACAAAGATGCCCCATTGCCAGATGGACGAAGCCTTCAAGGAACACTGCTTAACAAGATTGCTTTCCACCATCCTAGTCGAGTGCCTCTCATTCTCAGTATGATCAGGCATCAGGTGGCTTACAATACGCTGATAGGCAGCTGTGTCAAGCGAACTGTTTTAAAAGAAG ATTTCCCTGGCATCCTGCAGTTTGAAGTCTGCCCTCTGTCTGACTCCTGTTTCAGTGTGTCTTTTCAGCACCCTGTTAATGACTCCTTAGTTTGTG TGGTAATGGATGTACAAGATTCTACCCATGTGAACTGCAAATTGTACAAAGGGCTTTCTGATGCACTCATCTGCACAGATGATTTCATTGCAAAAGTTGTTCAAAG GTGCATGTCAATTCCTGTGACCATGAGAGCCATAAGGCGGAAGGCAGAGACAATCCAAGCAGACACACCAGCTTTGTCCCTCATCGCTGAGACAGTTGAAGACATGGTGAAGAAGAACCTGCCTCCTGCCAGCAGCCCAGGATATGGCATGACTACTGGCAACAACCCAATGAGTGGCACCACCACCCCAACCAGTAATTTCCCTGGTGGCCCCATCTCCACTCTATTCAGCATGAGCATGGGCATCAAAGAACGGCATGACTCAGTAGGACACGGGGAGGACTTCAGCAAAGTGTCTCAGAACCCCATTCTTACAAGTTTGCTGCAAATCACAGGCAATGTAGGCTCTACCATTGGCTCTAGTCCCActcctccacaccacacacctcCCCCTGTGTCATCTCCTGCAAGCAACACCAAGAACCATCCAATGCTTATGAATCTTTTGAAGGACAATCCTGCTCAAGATTTCTCAACACTTTATGGAAGCAGTCCACTTGAGAGGCAGAACTCCTCTTCTGGCTCTCCAAGGATAGAAATGGGACCGGGGGGCaacaagcaaaagaagaaaaaatcacgTGTCCTAGTGGATAAACCAAAGCATCAAACTGAAGATGACTTTCAGAGAGAGCTGTTTTCCATGGATGTTGATTCCCAGAACCCTATATTTGATGTCAATATGACCACTGACACTTTAGATACCCCTCATATTACTCCAGCTCCCAGTCAGTGCAGCACCCCCCCAACAACCTATCCACAATCTATACCTCATGCCCAGCCCAGTATTCAGAGAATGGTCCGGCTCTCCAGTTCAGACAGCATTGGTGCTGATGTCACAGATATTCTTTCTGACATAGCAGAGGAAGCATCCAAACTGCCGAATATCAGTGAAGATTGTCCTCCTATTGGGACACCAGTAAGGGACTCATCCAGTTCAGGGCATTCCCAAAGTGCCCTTTTTGATCCAGATGTTTTTCAGTCAAACAACAGTGAAAATCCATATACTGATCCAGCCGACCTGATTGCTGATGCTACTGTAAGCCCAAACAGTGACTcttcaaatcagtttttcccAGATGGAGTTGACTTCAATCCTGATCTCCTGAACAGCCAGAGCCAAAGCGGTTTTGGAGAAGAGTATTTTGATGATAGCAGCCAGAGTGGAGACGCTGATGACTTCAAGGGCTTTGCACCACAAACGATAAGTACTCTGGGTGTGCAAGTACTGGGGGGAGATGGAGGGGAGAGTAAGTTCAAGGCAAGCAGCCAAGCGGACACAGTCGACTTTAGTATTATCACTGCTGCCAGCAAGGCTCTGGGAGCCCCTGATGTATTGGAGCATCATAGTGGAAGCCAGAGCCCCTTACTGAGTATGGGAGAATTGGGGAAAGAGAAATCACAGAAGCGGGTCAAAGAGGGTAATGGATCTGGGAGTTCTTTAACGGGCCCTGGGCTGGATGGCAAGGGTGGAAAACGCAGTCGCACCCCATCCAGTGATGGAAAGAGTAAAGAAAAGGTCCAGAAGCGGAGGAAGGTGGAGCCAGAAGGCAAATCTCCTTCTCATAGTACATCCACCAGGCCTTTCACCCCACCAGCAAGCACAGGTGGCTCAAAATCTCCTGGAAGTTCAGGCAGGTCTCAAACACCCCCAGGGGTAGCTACTCCTCCCATCCCTAAAATCACCATCCAGATTCCCAAGGGAACAGTGACTGTTGGCAAACCTTCCCATGGGCAGTACACAAGCAGTGGCTCAGTCTCTTCTTTGAGCAGCAAAAGTCATCACagtcattcctcctcctcttcttcgtCCTCTTCATCGTCGTCATCCTCTTCGTCTTCCTCATCGACGTCAGGCAAAATAAAGAGCAGCAAGTCGGATGGGTCTTCGGGGTCCAAGATGAGCGGCAGCCTCTACTCAGGCCAAGGCAGCTCTGGTTCAG ACCCTCGGGCGGTTCTGACAAGCTGGCCTCTCCGATGA
- the MED1 gene encoding mediator of RNA polymerase II transcription subunit 1 isoform X1: MMKAAQGNAEESEKLNKMSSLLERLHVKFNPNSRPWTETMKLVRQIMEKRVVMNSGGHQNLVSCLETLQKALKVTSLPTMTDRLESIARQNGLGSHLSANGTECYITSDMFYVEIHLDTTGQLRDVKVAHHGENPVSCPELVQHLRERNFDEFSKHLKGLVNLYKLPGDNKLKTKMYLALQSLELDLSKMAGMYWQATNASPLDKILHGSVGYLTPRSGGHLMNLKYYVSPYDLFEEGTGAPIILNENNVPRYLGMNVCVTIEGTLTMHKLPIAPLIMGTHPVDNKGTPSFSSVTSANSVDLPACFFLKFPKPVPVSQAFIQKLQNCTGIPLFDTPPTYVPLYELITQFELSKEEEEDPRPLHHNMRFYAALPGQQHCYFLNKDAPLPDGRSLQGTLLNKIAFHHPSRVPLILSMIRHQVAYNTLIGSCVKRTVLKEDFPGILQFEVCPLSDSCFSVSFQHPVNDSLVCVVMDVQDSTHVNCKLYKGLSDALICTDDFIAKVVQRCMSIPVTMRAIRRKAETIQADTPALSLIAETVEDMVKKNLPPASSPGYGMTTGNNPMSGTTTPTSNFPGGPISTLFSMSMGIKERHDSVGHGEDFSKVSQNPILTSLLQITGNVGSTIGSSPTPPHHTPPPVSSPASNTKNHPMLMNLLKDNPAQDFSTLYGSSPLERQNSSSGSPRIEMGPGGNKQKKKKSRVLVDKPKHQTEDDFQRELFSMDVDSQNPIFDVNMTTDTLDTPHITPAPSQCSTPPTTYPQSIPHAQPSIQRMVRLSSSDSIGADVTDILSDIAEEASKLPNISEDCPPIGTPVRDSSSSGHSQSALFDPDVFQSNNSENPYTDPADLIADATVSPNSDSSNQFFPDGVDFNPDLLNSQSQSGFGEEYFDDSSQSGDADDFKGFAPQTISTLGVQVLGGDGGESKFKASSQADTVDFSIITAASKALGAPDVLEHHSGSQSPLLSMGELGKEKSQKRVKEGNGSGSSLTGPGLDGKGGKRSRTPSSDGKSKEKVQKRRKVEPEGKSPSHSTSTRPFTPPASTGGSKSPGSSGRSQTPPGVATPPIPKITIQIPKGTVTVGKPSHGQYTSSGSVSSLSSKSHHSHSSSSSSSSSSSSSSSSSSSTSGKIKSSKSDGSSGSKMSGSLYSGQGSSGSGQSKSSTQSVGKPGSSPITKHGLSSGSGGTKIKPQGKPSSLMNPSMSKPNISPSHSRPSGGSDKLASPMKPVPGTPPSSKAKSPISSGSGGSHMSGTGSSSSMKSSSGMGSSSSMSQKPPPSSTSSMGSSSSFSSGSSSMSSSQNQHGSSKGKSPSRNKKPSLTAVIDKLKHGVVTSGPTGEDSVDGQMVQNSSSSGHSMSSKHNLSGNELQGKRERSDKEKSKVSVSGGSSESSKKASDSKNVGSTGVAKIIISKHDGGSPSIKAKVTLQKPGEGSGDGLRSQMSSSKNYGSPLISGSTPKHERCSPSHSKSPAYTPQNIDSESESGSSIAEKSYQNSPSSDDGVRPLPEYSSEKHKKHKKEKKKVKDKDRDRDRDRERDKKKSHSIKPENWSKSPISSEQSLSMTSSAILTSDRPSRASPDFLIGEEDDDLMDVALIRN; the protein is encoded by the exons ATGATGAAGGCAGCTCAGGGCAACGCCGAGG AATCAGAGAAACTGAATAAGATGAGTTCCCTTCTGGAAAGACTTCATGTCAAGTTTAATCCCAACAGCAGACCTTGGACAGAAACCATGAAGCTCGTTCGACAAATTATG GAAAAACGAGTTGTCATGAACTCTGGAGGTCACCAGAATCTTGTCAGTTGCTTGGAAACTTTGCAGAAGGCTTTAAAAG TGACATCTCTGCCCACTATGACAGATCGCTTGGAGTCCATTGCTAGACAAAATGG CCTTGGATCTCATCTTAGTGCAAATGGCACTGAATGTTACATAACATCTGACATGTTCTATGTGGAAATCCACTTGGATACTACAGGACAACTGCGTGATGTCAAGGTGgcacatcatggagaaaaccctGTG agctgcccagagttggtacAGCATCTAAG AGAGAGAAACTTCGATGAATTTTCTAAGCATCTTAAGGGTCTTGTCAATCTATATAAACTGCCAGGTGACAA caaaTTGAAAACTAAAATGTACTTGGCTCTACAGTCCTTGGAGCTTGATCTTTCAAAGATGGCAGGGATGTACTG GCAAGCCACCAATGCAAGCCCTTTGGACAAAATTCTGCATGGCAGCGTGGGCTATCTTACCCCTAGGAGTGGAG GTCACCTGATGAATCTGAAGTATTATGTTTCTCCTTATGATTTATTTGAAGAAGGCACTGGAGCTCCCATCATTCTGAATGAGAACAATG TTCCTCGTTACCTGGGTATGAATGTATGTGTTACAATTGAGGGAACCTTGACTATGCACAAGCTTCCAATTGCCCCTCTGATTATGGGGACTCACCCTGTTGATAACAAAGG GACACCCTCATTCTCCTCAGTTACCAGTGCCAATAGTGTTGATTTGCCAGCTTGCTTCTTCTTGAAGTTTCCAAAACCTGTTCCTGTCTCTCAGGCTTTCATTCAGAAACTTCAGAACTGCACCG gtATCCCGTTGTTTGACACTCCTCCAACATATGTCCCATTATATGAGCTCATCACACAGTTTGAGCtatccaaggaggaggaggaagaccctCGTCCATTGCACCATAATATGCGCTTCTATGCT GCCCTGCCAGGACAACAGCATTGCTATTTCCTCAACAAAGATGCCCCATTGCCAGATGGACGAAGCCTTCAAGGAACACTGCTTAACAAGATTGCTTTCCACCATCCTAGTCGAGTGCCTCTCATTCTCAGTATGATCAGGCATCAGGTGGCTTACAATACGCTGATAGGCAGCTGTGTCAAGCGAACTGTTTTAAAAGAAG ATTTCCCTGGCATCCTGCAGTTTGAAGTCTGCCCTCTGTCTGACTCCTGTTTCAGTGTGTCTTTTCAGCACCCTGTTAATGACTCCTTAGTTTGTG TGGTAATGGATGTACAAGATTCTACCCATGTGAACTGCAAATTGTACAAAGGGCTTTCTGATGCACTCATCTGCACAGATGATTTCATTGCAAAAGTTGTTCAAAG GTGCATGTCAATTCCTGTGACCATGAGAGCCATAAGGCGGAAGGCAGAGACAATCCAAGCAGACACACCAGCTTTGTCCCTCATCGCTGAGACAGTTGAAGACATGGTGAAGAAGAACCTGCCTCCTGCCAGCAGCCCAGGATATGGCATGACTACTGGCAACAACCCAATGAGTGGCACCACCACCCCAACCAGTAATTTCCCTGGTGGCCCCATCTCCACTCTATTCAGCATGAGCATGGGCATCAAAGAACGGCATGACTCAGTAGGACACGGGGAGGACTTCAGCAAAGTGTCTCAGAACCCCATTCTTACAAGTTTGCTGCAAATCACAGGCAATGTAGGCTCTACCATTGGCTCTAGTCCCActcctccacaccacacacctcCCCCTGTGTCATCTCCTGCAAGCAACACCAAGAACCATCCAATGCTTATGAATCTTTTGAAGGACAATCCTGCTCAAGATTTCTCAACACTTTATGGAAGCAGTCCACTTGAGAGGCAGAACTCCTCTTCTGGCTCTCCAAGGATAGAAATGGGACCGGGGGGCaacaagcaaaagaagaaaaaatcacgTGTCCTAGTGGATAAACCAAAGCATCAAACTGAAGATGACTTTCAGAGAGAGCTGTTTTCCATGGATGTTGATTCCCAGAACCCTATATTTGATGTCAATATGACCACTGACACTTTAGATACCCCTCATATTACTCCAGCTCCCAGTCAGTGCAGCACCCCCCCAACAACCTATCCACAATCTATACCTCATGCCCAGCCCAGTATTCAGAGAATGGTCCGGCTCTCCAGTTCAGACAGCATTGGTGCTGATGTCACAGATATTCTTTCTGACATAGCAGAGGAAGCATCCAAACTGCCGAATATCAGTGAAGATTGTCCTCCTATTGGGACACCAGTAAGGGACTCATCCAGTTCAGGGCATTCCCAAAGTGCCCTTTTTGATCCAGATGTTTTTCAGTCAAACAACAGTGAAAATCCATATACTGATCCAGCCGACCTGATTGCTGATGCTACTGTAAGCCCAAACAGTGACTcttcaaatcagtttttcccAGATGGAGTTGACTTCAATCCTGATCTCCTGAACAGCCAGAGCCAAAGCGGTTTTGGAGAAGAGTATTTTGATGATAGCAGCCAGAGTGGAGACGCTGATGACTTCAAGGGCTTTGCACCACAAACGATAAGTACTCTGGGTGTGCAAGTACTGGGGGGAGATGGAGGGGAGAGTAAGTTCAAGGCAAGCAGCCAAGCGGACACAGTCGACTTTAGTATTATCACTGCTGCCAGCAAGGCTCTGGGAGCCCCTGATGTATTGGAGCATCATAGTGGAAGCCAGAGCCCCTTACTGAGTATGGGAGAATTGGGGAAAGAGAAATCACAGAAGCGGGTCAAAGAGGGTAATGGATCTGGGAGTTCTTTAACGGGCCCTGGGCTGGATGGCAAGGGTGGAAAACGCAGTCGCACCCCATCCAGTGATGGAAAGAGTAAAGAAAAGGTCCAGAAGCGGAGGAAGGTGGAGCCAGAAGGCAAATCTCCTTCTCATAGTACATCCACCAGGCCTTTCACCCCACCAGCAAGCACAGGTGGCTCAAAATCTCCTGGAAGTTCAGGCAGGTCTCAAACACCCCCAGGGGTAGCTACTCCTCCCATCCCTAAAATCACCATCCAGATTCCCAAGGGAACAGTGACTGTTGGCAAACCTTCCCATGGGCAGTACACAAGCAGTGGCTCAGTCTCTTCTTTGAGCAGCAAAAGTCATCACagtcattcctcctcctcttcttcgtCCTCTTCATCGTCGTCATCCTCTTCGTCTTCCTCATCGACGTCAGGCAAAATAAAGAGCAGCAAGTCGGATGGGTCTTCGGGGTCCAAGATGAGCGGCAGCCTCTACTCAGGCCAAGGCAGCTCTGGTTCAGGTCAGTCCAAAAGCTCCACCCAATCAGTGGGCAAGCCTGGGTCCTCCCCCATCACAAAACACGGCCTCAGCAGCGGCTCTGGAGGTACCAAGATCAAACCTCAAGGGAAGCCTTCATCGCTTATGAACCCTTCCATGAGTAAACCAAACATTTCTCCTTCTCATTCTAGACCCTCGGGCGGTTCTGACAAGCTGGCCTCTCCGATGAAACCTGTTCCAGGTACTCCCCCGTCATCTAAAGCAAAGTCCCCTATTAGTTCCGGTTCTGGAGGTTCACACATGTCTGGGACGGGATCAAGTTCAAGCATGAAGTCATCTTCAGGGATGGGATCTTCCAGTTCCATGTCCCAGAAGCCGCCTCCTTCTTCAACTTCTTCAATGGGATCTTCATCTTCCTTTTCATCTGGCAGCTCTTCCATGTCTTCATCTCAGAATCAGCACGGGAGTTCCAAAGGCAAGTCTCCAAGCCGAAACAAAAAGCCATCTCTGACTGCTGTCATCGACAAACTCAAGCATGGAGTTGTCACCAGCGGCCCCACAGGGGAAGACTCAGTGGATGGACAGATGGTCCAGAATTCCAGTTCATCAGGTCACTCCATGTCCTCCAAGCACAATCTGTCAGGAAATGAATTGCAGGGGAAACGAGAAAGAAGTGACAAGGAGAAATCCAAAGTCTCTGTTTCAGGAGGCTCCTCTGAGTCTTCCAAGAAAGCATCTGATTCAAAGAATGTTGGAAGCACTGGAGTGGCCAAAATCATCATCAGTAAACATGATGGCGGTTCTCCTAGTATTAAAGCCAAAGTTACTTTGCAAAAACCTGGGGAAGGAAGTGGGGATGGCTTAAGGTCTCAGATGTCATCTTCCAAAAATTATGGATCACCCCTGATAAGTGGATCTACTCCAAAGCATGAGCGTTGTTCTCCTAGCCACAGTAAGTCACCTGCATATACCCCCCAAAACATTGACAGTGAGAGTGAGTCTGGATCATCTATAGCAGAAAAATCCTATCAGAATAGCCCCAGCTCTGATGATGGAGTTAGGCCTCTTCCAGAATATAGCTCAGAAAAGCATAAGAagcacaaaaaggaaaagaagaaagtgaaagataaaGACCGTGACAGGGAtcgtgacagagagagagacaaa